A single window of Cellulomonas sp. WB94 DNA harbors:
- a CDS encoding rhamnulokinase family protein, which produces MTPTTRVVAIDLGASSGRVISVRVGPGILEAVEEHRFPNEPVTVAGTMHWDVLRLMHGIEHGLRRARLAGPVDAIAIDSWAVDYGLLGADGRLLGNPVHYRDDRTVGILERLGSELDAAAVYRTTGLQQQRFNTLGQLTASRGSAQLAAARRLLMIPDLLAYWLTGVESAEVTNASTTQLFDATRRAWDPELVAHLGLPLELFPVAVEPGTVIGGVLPDVARRTGIDPGTPVVAVGSHDTASAVVGVPAQNPDFAYISCGTWSLVGLELDAPVLTDASREANATNELGVDGTVRYLRNTMGLWMLQECQRHWASRGESVPLDELLGRAGAEPVATWLVDADDEQFLAPGDMPGRIARAAGEHGPVPQTPAQVVRCILDSLALAYRRSIARLQELSGREVRVVHVVGGGSQNALLCQLTADACRLPVVAGPTEAAALGNALVQARALGAIAGGLPELRALLASTQPLRFHQPGGDPHVWADAADRLHAPRNPHRTTTQKVRLT; this is translated from the coding sequence ATGACCCCGACCACGCGCGTCGTCGCGATCGACCTGGGTGCCTCCAGCGGGCGCGTGATCTCCGTCCGCGTCGGGCCCGGCATCCTGGAGGCCGTCGAGGAGCACCGCTTCCCGAACGAGCCCGTGACCGTGGCCGGGACGATGCACTGGGACGTCCTGCGCCTCATGCACGGCATCGAGCACGGTCTGCGGCGGGCCCGCCTCGCGGGGCCCGTGGACGCGATCGCGATCGACTCCTGGGCCGTCGACTACGGCCTGCTCGGCGCTGATGGGCGGCTGCTGGGCAACCCTGTCCACTACCGCGACGACCGCACGGTGGGCATCCTCGAGCGGCTTGGTTCCGAGCTCGACGCGGCCGCGGTCTACCGGACGACGGGACTGCAGCAGCAGCGCTTCAACACCCTCGGCCAGCTGACCGCGAGCAGGGGCTCGGCCCAGCTGGCGGCGGCCCGGCGTCTGCTGATGATCCCCGACCTGCTGGCCTACTGGTTGACGGGTGTGGAGTCGGCCGAGGTGACCAACGCCTCGACGACCCAGCTGTTCGACGCGACCCGCCGAGCGTGGGACCCGGAGCTCGTCGCGCACCTCGGGCTGCCCCTCGAGCTGTTCCCCGTGGCCGTCGAGCCGGGCACCGTGATCGGGGGCGTGCTGCCCGACGTCGCGAGGCGGACGGGCATCGACCCGGGGACCCCGGTGGTCGCCGTCGGCTCGCACGACACCGCGTCCGCGGTCGTGGGCGTGCCGGCGCAGAACCCGGACTTCGCCTACATCTCGTGCGGCACGTGGTCGCTCGTGGGCCTCGAGCTGGACGCACCGGTCCTGACCGACGCGAGCCGCGAGGCGAACGCCACGAACGAGCTCGGCGTCGACGGGACCGTGCGGTACCTGCGCAACACCATGGGCCTGTGGATGCTGCAGGAGTGCCAGCGGCACTGGGCGTCGCGCGGTGAGTCCGTGCCGCTCGACGAGCTCCTGGGCCGCGCCGGCGCCGAGCCGGTCGCGACGTGGCTCGTGGACGCCGACGACGAGCAGTTCCTCGCCCCGGGCGACATGCCCGGTCGCATCGCTCGCGCCGCGGGCGAGCACGGGCCCGTGCCGCAGACCCCGGCGCAGGTGGTGCGGTGCATCCTCGACAGCCTCGCGTTGGCCTACCGGCGCTCGATCGCCCGCCTGCAGGAGCTGTCGGGCCGCGAGGTGCGCGTCGTGCACGTCGTGGGTGGCGGCTCGCAGAACGCGCTCCTGTGCCAGCTCACGGCGGACGCATGCCGACTCCCGGTCGTCGCCGGCCCGACGGAGGCAGCTGCCCTGGGCAACGCGCTCGTCCAGGCCCGCGCCCTCGGCGCCATCGCCGGCGGCCTGCCGGAGCTGAGGGCGCTGCTGGCCTCGACCCAGCCCCTGCGCTTCCACCAGCCCGGCGGCGACCCGCACGTCTGGGCCGATGCGGCCGACCGGCTGCACGCACCCCGCAATCCACATCGCACGACCACACAGAAGGTGAGACTGACATGA